The bacterium Unc6 genome has a window encoding:
- a CDS encoding glucosamine-6-phosphate deaminase, with product MNIIIVKNKQELGKKAASVGTQIIKKAIKQRGYCNVILATGLSQFQVLENLLKEDINWNKIVGFHLDEYIGLPIAHPASFRLYLWKRFISRLPFPLNNFYFINADVNPETECARLGEIIKKHPVDVAFIGIGENGHIAFNDPPADFKTKKPYIVVQLDKKCKIQQYKEGWFKTIQDVPGRAISMSVQHILKSKTIICCAPDKRKAEVIRSAIKEKISPDCPASALQKHPDVYMYLDKESASLL from the coding sequence ATGAATATAATAATTGTAAAGAACAAACAAGAACTTGGCAAGAAAGCGGCAAGTGTCGGAACTCAAATTATAAAAAAAGCAATAAAACAAAGAGGCTATTGCAATGTTATTCTTGCAACAGGTCTATCACAGTTTCAAGTGCTTGAAAATTTATTAAAAGAAGATATAAACTGGAATAAAATTGTCGGATTTCATTTGGACGAGTATATAGGTTTGCCTATTGCACACCCTGCATCTTTCAGGCTTTATCTCTGGAAAAGGTTTATAAGCAGGTTGCCTTTCCCGTTGAACAATTTTTATTTTATAAATGCAGATGTTAATCCTGAAACAGAATGCGCAAGGCTCGGGGAAATAATTAAAAAACATCCCGTAGATGTCGCGTTTATAGGAATCGGAGAAAACGGACACATTGCCTTTAATGACCCTCCTGCTGATTTTAAGACAAAAAAACCATATATTGTTGTCCAATTGGACAAAAAATGTAAAATACAGCAATACAAGGAAGGTTGGTTTAAAACTATACAAGATGTGCCAGGCAGGGCAATATCTATGTCAGTCCAACACATATTAAAAAGCAAAACAATCATCTGCTGTGCCCCTGATAAGAGAAAGGCAGAGGTTATAAGGAGTGCGATTAAGGAAAAGATTTCACCAGATTGTCCTGCATCGGCCTTGCAAAAACACCCCGATGTTTATATGTATTTAGACAAAGAATCCGCAAGCCTTTTGTGA
- a CDS encoding sodium-translocating pyrophosphatase, with the protein MDLLLLAPVGSIIALGFAAYSAASILKLSEGTERMKEIASAVREGAKAYLKRQYFIVSIFFASIFVALLVMAMLDLVVIFTPFAFLTGGFYSGLSGFIGMTIATQSGSRTANAARKSLNLGLRVAFSSGTVMGLTVVGLGLLDLSIWYYFLNWYYSVYPLPGGVADKIGAITSVMLSCGMGASSMALFARVGGGIFTKAADVGADLVGKTEAGIPEDDPRNPAVIADNVGDNVGDVAGMGADLYESYVGAIVSTSALAVAAGLGKGGVTVPMTIAALGIVASIIGTFFVRSKEQAEQGALLAALRRGTFTSAMLIAILSFFIIRSVLGMQYIGVYWAILIGLVAGVLIGLSTEYFTSDRYHPTKTIADASVTGPATVIIAGLGVGMLSTAIPVIIVGIAILFSYYLPIVIATANGVVFLSNVHQLNVGLYGVAASAVGMLSTLGITLATDAYGPVADNAGGNAQMSHLEPEVRKRTDALDSLGNTTAATGKGFAIGSAALTSLALIAAYKSQVEIVAARLNIHLDMALDLSIINPRVIAGLFIGGMLPFFFSSLTMRAVGRTAQGIVKEVRRQFREIPGIMEGSAKPDYARCVRISTAGAQKEMIAPSILAVCSPIVVGITMGIEALIGLLTGSLVSGFVLAVMMANAGGALDNAKKYIEGGKHEGKGSYAHKAAVVGDTVGDPLKDTSGPSLNILLKLMPIVSIVFAGLILKYTIYP; encoded by the coding sequence ATGGATTTGTTATTGTTAGCGCCGGTTGGTTCAATTATTGCCCTGGGTTTTGCTGCATATTCTGCAGCCAGTATCCTAAAACTTTCAGAGGGGACAGAGCGGATGAAAGAGATTGCCTCTGCTGTCCGAGAAGGGGCAAAGGCATATCTTAAAAGACAGTACTTCATTGTTTCAATATTTTTTGCAAGTATATTTGTGGCCCTTCTTGTAATGGCAATGTTGGACCTTGTTGTAATATTTACTCCGTTTGCATTTTTGACAGGAGGATTTTATTCTGGTTTAAGCGGTTTTATAGGAATGACCATAGCAACACAGTCAGGTTCAAGAACAGCAAACGCAGCCCGTAAAAGTCTTAATTTGGGCTTAAGGGTTGCGTTTTCAAGTGGTACTGTTATGGGACTTACAGTTGTAGGGCTTGGGCTTTTAGATCTTTCTATCTGGTATTATTTTTTAAACTGGTATTACAGTGTCTATCCCTTACCGGGCGGTGTTGCTGATAAGATAGGGGCTATAACATCGGTAATGCTTTCCTGTGGTATGGGCGCATCTTCAATGGCTCTTTTTGCCCGTGTCGGAGGCGGGATATTTACAAAAGCAGCTGATGTGGGAGCAGACCTTGTGGGCAAAACAGAAGCAGGAATACCTGAAGATGACCCCAGAAACCCGGCGGTTATAGCAGACAATGTAGGAGACAATGTGGGTGATGTTGCAGGAATGGGTGCTGACCTTTATGAATCATATGTGGGTGCAATAGTTTCAACATCTGCACTTGCAGTTGCAGCAGGACTTGGGAAGGGAGGTGTTACAGTTCCTATGACAATTGCAGCCTTAGGGATTGTTGCTTCTATAATAGGCACATTTTTTGTAAGATCAAAAGAACAGGCAGAACAGGGTGCTCTTCTTGCTGCACTGAGAAGAGGAACATTTACAAGCGCGATGCTTATTGCAATACTTTCGTTCTTTATTATAAGGTCTGTACTAGGCATGCAGTATATCGGTGTTTATTGGGCAATTCTAATAGGGCTTGTTGCGGGTGTTCTTATAGGTTTAAGCACAGAGTATTTTACATCTGATAGATATCATCCTACAAAAACAATTGCAGATGCTTCTGTTACAGGTCCTGCAACAGTTATCATAGCAGGATTAGGAGTTGGTATGCTTTCAACTGCTATTCCTGTTATTATTGTAGGAATTGCAATACTTTTTTCATATTATCTTCCCATAGTTATTGCAACAGCAAACGGTGTTGTGTTTTTATCAAATGTCCATCAACTTAATGTGGGCCTTTATGGTGTTGCTGCATCAGCAGTTGGTATGCTTTCAACTCTCGGTATAACGCTTGCAACAGATGCATACGGACCTGTTGCAGACAATGCAGGCGGAAATGCACAGATGTCTCATCTTGAACCCGAGGTAAGAAAAAGAACAGATGCCCTTGATTCACTTGGCAACACAACAGCGGCAACAGGAAAAGGATTTGCAATAGGAAGTGCTGCTCTTACATCGCTTGCGCTTATTGCTGCATACAAAAGTCAGGTTGAAATAGTCGCAGCAAGGCTTAATATCCATTTAGATATGGCATTAGATTTAAGTATAATAAATCCGAGGGTTATTGCAGGACTTTTTATAGGAGGTATGCTTCCTTTCTTTTTCTCTTCTCTTACAATGCGGGCAGTTGGTCGTACGGCCCAGGGTATCGTAAAAGAGGTAAGAAGGCAATTCCGAGAAATACCTGGAATTATGGAAGGAAGCGCAAAACCGGACTATGCAAGATGTGTAAGAATATCTACTGCTGGGGCACAGAAAGAAATGATAGCGCCATCTATACTTGCAGTATGCTCTCCTATTGTTGTTGGAATTACAATGGGTATTGAGGCCTTGATAGGATTGCTTACAGGTTCTCTGGTAAGTGGTTTTGTTCTTGCTGTTATGATGGCAAATGCAGGCGGTGCGCTGGACAATGCAAAGAAGTACATAGAAGGCGGAAAACACGAGGGGAAGGGGTCATATGCACACAAGGCGGCTGTTGTAGGAGATACCGTAGGCGACCCATTAAAAGATACATCGGGTCCTTCTTTAAACATACTTCTTAAGCTTATGCCAATAGTATCAATAGTTTTTGCGGGTTTGATTTTAAAATATACAATATACCCATAG
- a CDS encoding protein translocase subunit SecF, with protein MFRIVPKTNIDFLGKRKVAYTFSFLLLLTGIVSLIYHKGPNWGIEFTGGSLMQIHFNEAMDIGKARSILKQAGLQDAFLQQYERNRGLIIRIKGEGGNVSDTITEALKKNIGEGKFRVERTEEVGPVVGKAMQRKTLIAVIAAAIVLTMYIAFRFDFKFGVAATIATFHDVVAVVGIFSIMNKEITLQIVAALLTLAGYSMADTVVVFDRIRENMKEKRKEAKENIISIMNLSINEILSRSLMTSITTLLAVGALFFLGGEVIHDFTFALLIGIIIGTYSSVFIASPIVADWPKNR; from the coding sequence ATGTTCAGAATTGTTCCAAAAACGAACATTGATTTTTTAGGGAAAAGAAAGGTGGCATATACATTTTCTTTTCTTCTTCTTTTAACAGGCATTGTATCACTTATCTATCATAAGGGGCCAAACTGGGGAATAGAATTCACAGGTGGTTCACTTATGCAGATCCATTTTAATGAGGCAATGGATATCGGTAAAGCAAGGAGCATACTAAAACAGGCAGGCCTACAGGATGCTTTCTTACAACAGTATGAACGGAACAGAGGTTTAATAATAAGGATTAAGGGCGAAGGCGGGAATGTTTCTGATACAATCACAGAGGCACTTAAAAAGAATATCGGTGAAGGAAAATTCAGAGTAGAAAGAACAGAAGAGGTTGGTCCTGTTGTGGGAAAGGCAATGCAGAGAAAAACACTCATTGCGGTAATAGCTGCCGCAATTGTTCTTACAATGTATATTGCGTTCAGGTTTGACTTTAAATTTGGTGTTGCAGCGACAATCGCAACATTTCATGATGTTGTGGCAGTTGTAGGTATATTTTCAATAATGAACAAGGAAATAACCCTGCAGATTGTTGCAGCACTTCTTACACTCGCTGGATACTCAATGGCAGATACGGTTGTTGTATTTGATAGAATAAGAGAAAATATGAAGGAAAAAAGGAAAGAGGCAAAAGAAAATATTATCAGCATAATGAACCTGAGTATAAATGAGATTCTTTCAAGATCACTTATGACATCTATTACAACACTTTTAGCGGTTGGAGCATTGTTTTTCTTAGGCGGTGAAGTAATTCATGACTTTACATTTGCACTTCTTATTGGTATAATTATCGGAACTTATTCATCTGTTTTTATTGCATCACCCATAGTTGCAGACTGGCCAAAGAATAGGTAA